In the Wyeomyia smithii strain HCP4-BCI-WySm-NY-G18 chromosome 2, ASM2978416v1, whole genome shotgun sequence genome, one interval contains:
- the LOC129722082 gene encoding carboxypeptidase B-like, which produces MIARIAILFVLLAVVTASKPYKGYKVYEVQQKTRDQAEFLHHLEQSNENLDFWHLSKHLDNNAQVMVPPHEQRSFVAGLMRNGFQFNVLIDDIENTNDEYEALAPRKPTSAEDSILHNYLRHSDINQYLDGLAERYSPKISVEQIGTSHEGRPLKTITINADSQNPIIFLDAGIHAREWIAPATALYAINQLVEHATENADVLSNITWVILPVVNPDGYEYSHEHDRFWRKTRKPAGKCIGTDGNRNFDFHWGEIGASSNACSDTYRGDAAFSEPETQAIRDVLLKFKNRCKFYLSLHSYGKYLLYPWGWTSDLPETWQTIDEVAQAGANAINEATGTKYTVGSSTNVLYAASGGSDDWALDVADVPITIVMELPSGGFGGFNPPAQAIEESVKESWIGIKAMALKVSQMLNTID; this is translated from the exons ATGATTGCAAGGATTGCAATTTTATTTGTCTTGTTGGCAGTAGTGACTGCTAGCAAACCGTACAAAGG ATATAAAGTGTATGAGGTACAACAAAAAACGAGAGATCAAGCTGAGTTTTTGCATCATCTAGAGCAATCCAACGAAAATTTGGATTTCTGGCACTTGAGCAAGCATTTGGACAACAATGCACAGGTGATGGTACCGCCTCATGAGCAGCGCTCTTTTGTTGCTGGCTTAATGCGAAACGGTTTTCAATTTAATGTGCTGATTGATGATATTGAAAA TACAAATGACGAATACGAAGCTCTGGCGCCAAGAAAACCAACCTCTGCTGAAGATAGCATACTGCATAATTATCTTCGACATTCAGATATCAACCAATACTTGGATGGACTTGCCGAGAGATATTCGCCAAAAATCAGTGTGGAGCAAATCGGAACCTCCCACGAGGGACGCCCGCTTAAAACTATTACTATAAATGCCGACTCGCAGAATCCAATAATTTTCCTGGATGCCGGAATTCATGCACGCGAATGGATCGCTCCTGCTACCGCCCTGTATGCGATCAATCAGCTTGTTGAACACGCTACTGAAAATGCCGATGTTCTTTCAAACATAACCTGGGTCATCCTGCCGGTGGTAAACCCCGATGGCTACGAGTATAGTCATGAGCATGACCGCTTTTGGCGCAAGACTCGCAAACCAGCGGGAAAATGTATCGGTACAGATGGGAACCGTAATTTCGATTTCCATTGGGGAGAAATTGGTGCTTCTTCTAACGCCTGTTCGGACACTTATCGAGGGGATGCTGCATTTTCTGAACCAGAAACACAAGCCATTAGGGATGTATTACTTAAGTTCAAGAACCGCTGTAAATTTTACCTTTCGTTGCATTCTTATGGAAAATATCTGCTCTATCCTTGGGGGTGGACTTCCGATCTCCCGGAGACCTGGCAAACTATTGATGAAGTTGCGCAAGCTGGAGCTAACGCTATCAATGAGGCAACCGGTACTAAATACACTGTAGGCAGTTCAACTAACGTGTTGTATGCAGCTTCGGGAGGTAGTGATGATTGGGCGCTAGACGTAGCTGATGTTCCGATCACGATCGTCATGGAGCTGCCCAGTGGGGGTTTTGGAGGTTTTAATCCACCTGCGCAAGCTATTGAGGAAAGTGTGAAAGAAAGCTGGATAGGAATCAAAGCAATGGCACTAAAAGTGTCCCAGATGTTGAACACCATTGACTAA